Proteins co-encoded in one Crateriforma spongiae genomic window:
- a CDS encoding P-II family nitrogen regulator has product MKKVEAIVRHFKLEDVKNALTDHGIHGMTVSEVRGFGRQKGHTEIYRGTEYAIDFVPKVKIEVICTDENLQTVIDTILQTAQTGQIGDGKIFVTNLEDSIRIRTGERGEEAL; this is encoded by the coding sequence GTGAAGAAAGTCGAAGCCATCGTCCGCCACTTCAAATTGGAAGACGTCAAAAACGCGTTGACTGACCATGGGATCCACGGAATGACGGTCAGCGAAGTTCGTGGTTTTGGCCGTCAAAAAGGGCACACCGAAATCTATCGCGGCACGGAATACGCCATCGATTTCGTTCCCAAGGTGAAGATCGAAGTCATCTGTACCGACGAGAACTTGCAAACGGTGATCGACACCATTTTGCAGACCGCCCAAACCGGCCAGATCGGTGACGGTAAAATCTTCGTGACCAATTTGGAAGATTCGATCCGGATCCGTACCGGCGAGCGCGGCGAAGAAGCGCTGTAG
- a CDS encoding cob(I)yrinic acid a,c-diamide adenosyltransferase: MKIYTRSGDGGSTGLFGGPRVEKDDVRIEAYGTVDELNAVLGWSRSAGLPEAIDGQIENVQSELFSLGAELATPEPDKHGLRVIGSDHIERLETWIDDAERSLPELKSFILPAGDEASTRLHIARGVCRRAERRVVSLRRHVGDAISEDLVIYLNRLSDFLFVQARAANHRTGQGDQPWRKP; the protein is encoded by the coding sequence GTGAAAATCTATACCCGAAGCGGTGACGGTGGCAGTACGGGATTGTTCGGTGGGCCTCGTGTTGAAAAGGACGATGTCCGGATCGAAGCTTACGGAACCGTCGATGAACTGAATGCCGTTTTGGGATGGTCGCGGTCGGCGGGATTGCCCGAAGCGATCGATGGTCAAATCGAAAACGTCCAAAGTGAATTGTTTTCGTTGGGCGCGGAATTGGCGACACCCGAGCCGGACAAGCACGGCTTGCGGGTGATCGGATCCGACCACATCGAACGGTTGGAAACTTGGATCGACGATGCCGAGCGGTCACTGCCCGAATTAAAGTCGTTCATCTTGCCGGCCGGTGATGAGGCGTCCACCCGGTTGCACATCGCACGCGGGGTCTGTCGCCGAGCCGAACGCCGGGTCGTATCGCTCCGTCGCCACGTCGGTGATGCGATATCGGAAGATCTGGTGATCTATTTGAACCGTCTCAGCGATTTCCTGTTTGTCCAGGCAAGGGCAGCCAACCATCGGACGGGGCAGGGCGATCAGCCCTGGCGAAAACCCTAG
- a CDS encoding bis(5'-nucleosyl)-tetraphosphatase, whose product MTKHIADDGKVYAAGVLLVTGDPVTEFLLMRHPNRWDLPKGHRDPGEDDLQTAKREMEEEIGVSPDLVRWDPDFRFQIRYPVQYKKWAGQSYEKVVTYFLGHIDHKPEIKLTEHEGFRWWAWAPPHAIQPQTIDPLLKSVAQFWGDTP is encoded by the coding sequence ATGACGAAACACATCGCTGACGACGGCAAGGTTTATGCGGCGGGGGTGCTGTTGGTTACCGGTGATCCGGTCACCGAGTTCCTGTTGATGCGACACCCGAATCGCTGGGACTTGCCCAAAGGGCACCGCGATCCGGGCGAAGACGATTTACAGACCGCCAAGCGGGAAATGGAAGAAGAGATTGGTGTTTCCCCGGACCTTGTGCGATGGGACCCGGACTTTCGTTTCCAAATCCGCTATCCCGTCCAGTACAAGAAATGGGCCGGACAATCGTATGAGAAAGTGGTGACCTACTTCTTAGGGCACATCGATCATAAACCCGAAATCAAACTGACCGAACACGAAGGATTCCGATGGTGGGCCTGGGCACCGCCACACGCCATTCAGCCGCAAACGATCGACCCATTGCTGAAAAGTGTTGCGCAGTTCTGGGGCGATACCCCCTAG
- a CDS encoding transglutaminase-like domain-containing protein, with protein MIDPIADSPHAIRQTVWALPLTHGLGVILALGFCVGCDLPERPIVDKKPAARPTLPSDEETFEVPTTVWNDDWDAWFYYVMDQRPVGYSHISARMGAQRRDDFLIDVPAAPALELMRTETRSNSLWFDVRDVIRFDRGNASFIQSLSQVTRESVEGELRSFWSQLRVGPAETQSIGVVENDQLSIETFRGQRRITQNAPWEDSVRGAMAVIQSLQSSPMQPGETRKIKHILPITNELATVNLSAISKTSVPWHDGTTRMLLEVIEEVNTGGQTSNELVLWVDDEGQIQRTFTPALRLLSYRVNKEELPDLLEPADGPGAQLDIDNLAMTPPAWAAVEGKKIDAPERASRVAFVITPIRENPEQPTVLEPAPDQYFNRMKDGRIRLLISRQREKVSQGFEPYETESGPGDTRPTSLLNFNASNVRELGRVALKGLDLTERDMAVELNRTVHTLVQQSTYAGQFTRASDVLLASQGGAMESSVLLAALLRERKLPSRLALGLVYVPGDQPKLAFTVWTLALADGSWVSLDPVTGREAPADRIVLKMLDTTKPIDRDVFVPIFQWMQNTKIRVQGFSLKKEEEPVAEDDDLNSELLLPLSQ; from the coding sequence ATGATCGATCCCATCGCAGATTCGCCTCACGCGATCCGACAGACCGTGTGGGCCTTGCCGCTGACGCACGGACTGGGGGTGATATTGGCACTCGGTTTTTGCGTGGGATGCGATTTGCCGGAACGACCGATCGTGGATAAGAAGCCCGCGGCCCGGCCGACCCTGCCCAGCGACGAAGAAACGTTTGAGGTTCCCACCACGGTGTGGAACGACGACTGGGACGCCTGGTTTTACTACGTGATGGATCAGCGTCCGGTCGGGTACAGCCACATTTCTGCCCGCATGGGCGCCCAACGCCGCGACGACTTTTTGATCGATGTGCCTGCCGCGCCGGCGCTGGAACTGATGCGGACCGAGACCCGCTCCAATTCGCTGTGGTTTGATGTCCGCGATGTGATCCGATTTGATCGCGGAAATGCCTCCTTTATCCAATCGCTCAGCCAGGTGACGCGTGAGTCGGTCGAGGGGGAGCTGCGTTCGTTTTGGAGCCAGTTGAGGGTGGGCCCCGCCGAAACCCAATCGATCGGCGTTGTCGAAAACGATCAACTGTCGATCGAAACATTTCGCGGGCAACGTCGGATCACACAAAACGCTCCATGGGAAGACAGTGTGCGCGGGGCGATGGCGGTGATTCAGTCGCTGCAGTCCAGTCCCATGCAGCCGGGAGAAACGCGAAAGATCAAACACATTCTGCCAATCACGAATGAACTAGCCACGGTCAATCTGAGCGCCATTTCCAAGACATCTGTGCCCTGGCACGACGGTACCACGCGAATGTTGTTGGAAGTCATCGAAGAAGTGAACACTGGCGGACAAACCAGCAACGAATTGGTCTTGTGGGTCGACGATGAGGGCCAGATCCAGCGGACGTTCACACCCGCGCTTCGACTGTTGTCGTATCGCGTCAACAAAGAAGAATTGCCTGACTTGTTGGAGCCGGCGGATGGCCCGGGAGCCCAGCTGGACATCGACAACTTGGCAATGACGCCCCCGGCATGGGCGGCGGTCGAAGGTAAAAAAATCGATGCCCCCGAGCGGGCGTCCCGAGTGGCTTTTGTGATCACGCCGATCCGCGAAAATCCGGAGCAGCCGACGGTCCTGGAACCTGCACCGGATCAGTATTTCAATCGCATGAAGGACGGGCGGATTCGTCTGTTGATCAGCCGCCAACGTGAAAAAGTCAGTCAGGGATTCGAACCGTACGAAACGGAATCCGGCCCCGGCGACACTCGCCCGACGTCTTTATTGAACTTCAACGCATCCAATGTTCGAGAACTGGGACGCGTTGCGTTGAAAGGGCTGGACCTGACCGAGCGTGACATGGCGGTGGAACTGAATCGTACAGTCCACACTTTGGTTCAGCAGTCCACCTACGCGGGACAGTTCACCCGGGCGTCGGATGTTTTGCTGGCGTCCCAGGGTGGTGCAATGGAGTCTTCGGTCTTGCTGGCCGCTCTTTTGCGTGAACGCAAACTACCGTCGCGGTTGGCGCTGGGGTTGGTCTATGTGCCCGGCGACCAGCCCAAGTTGGCATTCACCGTCTGGACGTTGGCGTTGGCCGATGGCAGCTGGGTTTCATTGGATCCGGTGACCGGACGCGAAGCACCGGCTGATCGTATCGTGCTGAAGATGTTGGACACGACCAAACCGATTGATCGCGATGTGTTCGTGCCGATCTTTCAGTGGATGCAGAACACAAAAATACGTGTCCAGGGATTCTCTTTGAAGAAGGAAGAAGAACCCGTTGCCGAGGACGATGATTTGAACTCGGAATTGCTGTTGCCGCTAAGCCAGTGA
- a CDS encoding NADPH-dependent FMN reductase has protein sequence MLLVLSSSLHPTSRSRILAKAAYQRLDQQGRQCYFFDLAETPLPPCDGATAYGHENVADLAQRIRDADAILIASPVYNYDVNAAIKNAVELTGKAWTDKVVGLMLAAGGAGSYMSAMGLANSLMLDFRCLIVPRFIYATGESFEGNSLADDSISDRVDLLIRETLTISDALLAQPSGEADDDA, from the coding sequence ATGTTGCTTGTTCTCAGCTCCAGCCTGCACCCGACCAGCCGCAGCCGCATTTTGGCCAAGGCGGCGTATCAACGTTTGGACCAACAGGGCCGTCAGTGTTATTTCTTTGACCTGGCCGAAACCCCACTGCCCCCCTGCGACGGCGCCACCGCCTATGGGCACGAGAACGTGGCCGATCTGGCCCAACGGATTCGCGACGCCGACGCCATTTTGATCGCGTCGCCGGTCTACAACTATGACGTCAATGCGGCGATCAAAAATGCGGTGGAATTGACCGGCAAAGCATGGACCGACAAGGTCGTTGGACTGATGTTGGCCGCCGGCGGTGCCGGTAGTTACATGTCAGCGATGGGGCTGGCGAACAGTCTGATGTTGGATTTTCGCTGTCTGATCGTGCCGCGTTTCATCTATGCGACCGGCGAAAGTTTCGAAGGCAACTCCCTGGCCGACGACAGCATTTCTGACCGCGTCGATCTGCTGATCCGCGAAACGCTGACGATCTCCGACGCCCTGCTGGCTCAACCCTCCGGTGAAGCCGACGACGACGCCTAG
- a CDS encoding calcineurin-like phosphoesterase C-terminal domain-containing protein — protein sequence MNIRFPRTRSIFAAAIVAICGANLTAHQHDSHHAPANGQTAVGTVFEDVNANGIRDEGEPGLANIKVSNGRDIVKTDQHGKYSLPVTDDTILFVIKPRNWMTPVDSDNLPQFYYIHKPNGSPKDFRYPGVEPTGPLPESVDFPLTRRDEPDQFKALLFGDTQPRNVKEVEYMAHDVIEQIIAEDGHGASFGVTLGDIVFDDLSVMPPLNQAIALIGIPWYNVIGNHDINYDAPNDRLSDETFESHYGPNYYSFDHGPTHFLVLDDVTWVAKHDGQRAHYHGGLGEDQLTFIRNDLAMIPEDQLVVLMMHIPLQNVDDRQDLYRLIEKRPATVSISAHTHYMEHVLIGDEDGWQGPKPHHHIINVTVCGSWWRGQPDERGIPHATMSDGAPNGYSIMSFDGQNYSLDFRAASRPAEHQMNIYLPEQVASSDLATTVAIANVFAADANTQCQIRVNDADWSDMDAIRIEDPAYVRAKRSEEALAERTWIDLPKPHVTPHMFRGMLPTHLPAGTHRIEVKAVFADGREIIDHRIMRVE from the coding sequence GTGAACATCCGGTTCCCTCGTACTCGATCCATTTTTGCGGCCGCGATTGTCGCGATCTGCGGCGCGAATCTGACCGCCCACCAACACGATTCGCATCACGCCCCGGCTAACGGCCAAACCGCCGTCGGCACTGTTTTCGAAGACGTCAATGCGAATGGCATTCGTGATGAAGGCGAACCCGGATTGGCAAACATTAAGGTCAGCAACGGAAGGGACATCGTCAAAACCGACCAGCATGGAAAGTACAGCTTGCCGGTCACCGACGACACGATTCTGTTCGTCATCAAACCTCGCAACTGGATGACACCGGTCGATTCCGACAATCTGCCTCAGTTCTATTACATCCATAAGCCGAACGGATCGCCCAAGGACTTTCGATATCCCGGCGTCGAACCGACCGGGCCGCTGCCCGAATCCGTCGACTTTCCTTTGACACGTCGTGACGAACCGGACCAATTCAAAGCCTTGTTGTTCGGCGACACCCAACCACGCAACGTCAAGGAAGTCGAATACATGGCGCACGATGTGATCGAACAGATCATTGCCGAAGATGGTCACGGCGCCTCGTTCGGTGTCACGCTGGGCGACATCGTGTTCGATGACCTGTCGGTGATGCCACCGTTGAATCAAGCCATCGCGCTGATCGGTATCCCCTGGTACAACGTGATCGGCAATCACGACATCAACTACGACGCGCCGAACGATCGACTGAGCGATGAAACGTTCGAAAGTCACTACGGCCCGAATTACTACTCTTTTGATCACGGCCCGACGCATTTCTTGGTTTTGGATGACGTGACCTGGGTCGCCAAGCACGACGGTCAGCGGGCCCACTATCACGGTGGATTGGGCGAAGATCAATTGACCTTCATCCGTAACGATTTGGCCATGATCCCTGAGGATCAATTGGTCGTGCTGATGATGCACATCCCCCTGCAAAACGTCGACGACCGCCAAGATCTGTATCGACTGATCGAAAAACGCCCCGCCACGGTTTCAATCTCCGCTCACACGCACTACATGGAGCACGTGCTGATCGGTGACGAAGACGGCTGGCAAGGCCCCAAGCCTCATCACCACATCATCAACGTCACGGTGTGTGGCAGTTGGTGGCGTGGCCAACCTGATGAACGTGGAATCCCGCACGCCACGATGAGCGACGGTGCCCCCAACGGCTATTCCATCATGTCGTTTGACGGCCAAAATTATTCGTTGGATTTTCGTGCGGCCAGCCGTCCCGCCGAACACCAAATGAACATCTACTTGCCCGAACAGGTCGCGTCATCAGATCTGGCAACCACCGTTGCAATCGCCAACGTGTTCGCCGCCGATGCGAACACCCAGTGCCAAATTCGCGTGAACGATGCTGACTGGTCGGACATGGACGCGATCCGCATCGAAGACCCGGCATACGTTCGTGCTAAACGGTCCGAAGAAGCTCTGGCCGAGCGAACGTGGATCGACTTGCCCAAACCGCACGTAACGCCACACATGTTCCGCGGAATGCTGCCGACACATTTGCCAGCCGGCACGCACCGCATCGAAGTCAAAGCGGTCTTTGCCGATGGCCGTGAAATCATCGATCACCGAATCATGCGGGTCGAATAG
- the nadD gene encoding nicotinate (nicotinamide) nucleotide adenylyltransferase: MRIGVFGGSFDPVHLGHLWIAESAIETLGLDQLRWIPTATSPLKQDRQAAADETRVAMLRLALGGADQHIVDDREIRRGDVSYTVDTLAELKAEFPDDDLVLIVGSDLVPTLPKWRRLQDILSLAQLSVFHRGGEPPIDFGGLEQALGASVVGRLKDSLVEVPRIEVSSSEIRQRVARGKSIRFRVPHAVEMLIKTESLYRRSAEA; encoded by the coding sequence ATGCGTATTGGCGTTTTTGGGGGATCGTTCGACCCGGTGCATCTGGGGCATTTGTGGATCGCCGAATCAGCAATCGAAACACTGGGGTTGGACCAATTGAGGTGGATCCCGACGGCGACGTCCCCGCTGAAACAGGATCGGCAGGCGGCCGCGGATGAAACCCGTGTGGCCATGCTGCGGTTGGCATTGGGCGGTGCCGACCAACACATCGTCGACGATCGCGAAATTCGCCGGGGTGACGTTAGCTATACCGTCGACACCTTGGCGGAGCTGAAAGCAGAATTTCCCGACGATGATCTGGTGTTGATCGTCGGCAGCGATTTGGTCCCCACCTTGCCAAAGTGGCGTCGACTGCAAGACATCTTGTCCCTGGCCCAACTGTCGGTGTTTCATCGCGGCGGCGAACCGCCGATCGACTTTGGGGGGCTGGAGCAGGCGTTGGGTGCTTCGGTCGTCGGTCGTCTGAAAGACAGTCTTGTCGAAGTCCCGCGGATTGAAGTTTCCAGCAGCGAGATTCGCCAGCGGGTGGCCCGCGGAAAAAGCATTCGGTTTCGCGTGCCCCACGCGGTCGAAATGCTAATCAAGACCGAATCGCTATACCGACGATCCGCAGAGGCCTGA
- the priA gene encoding replication restart helicase PriA: MTHDFDHDPPHRNRGDDASRQVDLFDKSPPPWELVAAEETAIARVVFSQSPHGPYDYAIPDAMRSHIQPGSRVRVPLGRRRGGTMGWCIHVDMAGKSRHKLREISELLDEEPLCDPALVRLVLWIAHYYQAPAGQVFDTLIPSSVRSSAGTKQKTYFRADPKDLTEEIVAGLSPKQQAVARILLAANAPMTAAQISIQVGCTEDPIRRLHKKGLLSSERRREQNSGMSTRWQINDGEAEKTHHLTDSQSDALKQINQAVESEKTKVMLLHGVTGSGKTEVYIRAIEHLVKFGRGAIVLVPEISLTPQTRGRFERRFDSVAVLHSQMTPAERHFQWQRIRSGEVQVVIGPRSAVFAPLPKLGLIIIDEEHDGSFKQDTQPRYHARKVAIARANSLGIPVLLGSATPSLESWHATRTGHAERLSLPDRVHDRAMPDVQLVDMRIKDDRTVGAISRPLHQAVQETIHEKGQCILLLNRRGFATTIQCPSCGHVVACPDCDMPLTHHRDGGKAMCHYCDFCIATPPWCPACRFDGIRYGGLGTQKLEVEVKARFPNANVARMDSDTMRRPGSHQKVLSAFRSGKIDILLGTQMIAKGLDFPNVLLVGVINADSALHFPDFRAAERTFQLVTQVAGRTGRGDRGGRVIVQTYSPEHPAIQAASRHDYIGFAEDELVNRKKYNYPPWGSVARIIIRGTEEETTERIAEELVGRIEATRDLLKHEIRILGPAPPPIARLRGKFRFHALLQCPESGPLGETIRRACQDFRIPEKDDVQYVVDIDPMDML, from the coding sequence ATGACGCACGATTTTGACCACGATCCGCCCCACCGCAACCGCGGGGATGACGCGTCGCGTCAGGTGGATCTGTTCGATAAATCGCCGCCGCCCTGGGAATTGGTCGCAGCCGAAGAAACCGCAATCGCCCGCGTTGTCTTCAGCCAGTCGCCGCACGGCCCGTATGACTACGCAATTCCCGATGCAATGCGGTCACACATCCAACCCGGGTCGCGAGTCCGTGTCCCGCTGGGACGACGACGGGGCGGCACGATGGGCTGGTGCATCCATGTCGACATGGCCGGCAAAAGCCGGCACAAACTGCGTGAGATCAGTGAACTGCTGGACGAGGAACCTCTGTGCGATCCAGCTTTGGTTCGACTGGTCCTTTGGATCGCCCACTACTACCAGGCACCCGCCGGACAAGTCTTCGACACGCTGATTCCGTCCAGCGTACGAAGCAGCGCCGGCACGAAACAGAAGACGTATTTCCGGGCCGACCCCAAAGATTTGACAGAAGAAATCGTAGCCGGCCTGTCACCCAAGCAACAAGCTGTTGCGCGAATACTGCTGGCCGCAAACGCCCCCATGACGGCGGCCCAGATCAGCATCCAAGTCGGTTGCACCGAAGACCCGATTCGGCGTCTACACAAAAAGGGATTGCTGTCCAGCGAACGCCGACGTGAACAAAACAGCGGCATGTCCACCCGCTGGCAAATCAACGACGGGGAAGCGGAGAAAACACACCATCTGACTGACTCGCAATCGGACGCATTGAAACAGATCAATCAAGCCGTTGAATCGGAGAAAACCAAGGTCATGCTGCTGCATGGCGTGACCGGCAGTGGAAAAACCGAAGTCTACATTCGTGCAATCGAACACTTGGTGAAATTCGGCCGCGGTGCGATCGTGTTGGTGCCCGAAATCAGCCTGACTCCGCAAACACGGGGACGTTTCGAACGACGCTTCGATAGCGTCGCGGTTTTACACAGCCAGATGACGCCCGCCGAACGCCATTTCCAATGGCAGCGAATCCGCAGCGGCGAAGTTCAAGTCGTCATCGGCCCGCGAAGCGCCGTGTTCGCCCCCCTGCCCAAACTGGGGCTGATCATCATCGATGAAGAACACGATGGTTCGTTCAAACAGGACACCCAGCCTCGATATCACGCCCGAAAGGTGGCCATCGCTCGTGCAAATTCACTGGGCATTCCCGTGCTGCTGGGTTCCGCCACGCCGTCGCTGGAATCTTGGCATGCCACACGAACCGGCCACGCCGAACGTCTATCGCTGCCTGATCGAGTGCATGACCGGGCCATGCCCGACGTTCAATTGGTCGACATGCGCATCAAAGACGATCGAACCGTGGGTGCGATCAGCCGCCCGCTTCATCAAGCGGTTCAAGAAACAATCCATGAAAAGGGCCAGTGCATTTTGCTGCTAAATCGGCGAGGGTTTGCGACCACCATCCAGTGCCCATCGTGCGGTCACGTTGTCGCGTGCCCGGATTGCGACATGCCACTGACGCACCATCGCGACGGCGGCAAAGCGATGTGCCACTACTGTGACTTTTGCATCGCGACGCCTCCATGGTGCCCGGCATGCCGATTCGACGGTATCCGATACGGAGGCCTGGGCACACAAAAACTAGAAGTCGAAGTCAAGGCACGGTTCCCCAACGCCAATGTCGCACGGATGGACAGCGATACCATGCGGCGACCGGGCAGCCACCAAAAGGTGCTCTCAGCATTTCGATCAGGAAAGATCGACATCCTGTTGGGAACACAGATGATCGCCAAAGGCTTGGACTTTCCCAACGTGTTATTGGTTGGCGTGATCAACGCCGACAGTGCCCTGCACTTCCCCGATTTTCGCGCCGCTGAACGAACATTCCAACTGGTCACCCAAGTCGCCGGACGAACCGGCCGTGGTGACCGCGGTGGTCGCGTGATCGTGCAAACCTATTCCCCGGAACACCCCGCTATCCAAGCGGCATCGCGGCACGATTACATCGGGTTTGCCGAAGACGAATTGGTCAACCGAAAGAAGTACAACTACCCGCCGTGGGGCAGCGTCGCTCGGATCATCATCCGTGGCACCGAAGAAGAGACCACCGAACGTATCGCCGAAGAATTGGTGGGACGCATCGAAGCAACGCGGGACTTGCTGAAACACGAAATTCGCATCCTGGGCCCTGCCCCGCCCCCGATTGCTCGTCTACGCGGCAAGTTTCGTTTCCACGCTCTACTGCAGTGCCCGGAATCCGGCCCGCTGGGCGAAACCATTCGGCGTGCTTGCCAGGATTTCCGTATCCCCGAAAAGGATGACGTCCAGTACGTCGTGGACATCGACCCGATGGACATGCTGTAG
- a CDS encoding c-type cytochrome yields MPKLLVVFWLGLLVWESHFGRARTADAGASEFKSPMHLLVSEDQQTLFVCETTGQALAVIDTENRGLRKRIRLPENPTGAAILDSNRLLVTAGAADGVVLEVDVESSKVSSIQHGLHAPVAPVVDAKRKRIYVADRYRSSIVVMGLDGRVIERVAVSREPCAAVMTPDGRALVVAHELPDGTADGQYLASKVVLIDLDSLHTVTLELPNGSNSLRDVCVDADGRFAYVTHVLARYRLPTTQLERGWMNTNAVTVIDVPEQRVVNTVLLDEIDRGAANPWGVAVDGGGSRLCVAHAGTQEISVIDRADLHHRLNEVAAGRKVTEVSNQAKNVPNDLAFLAGGRQRIDVNGNGARSLVIFGDTVAVAMFFTDEIAFVDLSGTNPKQVGRLKLGDDVEMTPQRRGEMFFHDASLCFQTWQSCSSCHPSDGRVDGLNWDLLNDGIGNPKNTKSLLLSHQTPPAMALGVRANAEAAVRAGIRHIQFAVRPEADASAIDEYLKSLRPMPSPHRIDGQLSEAAQRGREVFATSGCIHCHAGPNFTEGNAYDVGTGLNRERGKRFDTPSLVEVWRTAPYLHDGRAATIEDVLVKFNENDRHGRTSELSDEQVNDLVAYVLSL; encoded by the coding sequence ATGCCAAAGTTGCTTGTCGTGTTCTGGTTAGGATTGCTGGTTTGGGAATCTCATTTTGGCCGGGCGCGGACGGCCGATGCCGGTGCTTCTGAATTCAAGTCTCCGATGCATTTGCTTGTCTCGGAAGACCAGCAAACGTTGTTTGTGTGCGAGACGACCGGACAAGCGCTCGCGGTCATTGATACTGAAAATCGAGGGCTACGAAAGAGAATCCGGTTGCCGGAGAATCCAACCGGGGCGGCGATTCTGGATTCAAATCGCTTGTTAGTGACCGCCGGTGCCGCTGACGGGGTGGTGCTGGAGGTGGACGTTGAATCGTCGAAGGTGAGTTCGATCCAACATGGGCTGCATGCGCCGGTTGCTCCCGTGGTCGATGCAAAGCGGAAACGAATCTACGTCGCTGATCGATATCGATCCAGCATCGTTGTGATGGGGTTGGACGGCAGGGTGATCGAACGTGTGGCGGTGTCACGCGAACCCTGTGCCGCGGTGATGACCCCTGATGGTCGAGCGTTGGTCGTTGCACACGAATTGCCCGATGGCACCGCCGACGGTCAATACTTGGCGTCAAAGGTGGTGTTGATCGACCTCGATTCGCTGCACACGGTCACGCTTGAACTGCCCAACGGATCCAATTCGCTACGGGACGTTTGTGTGGATGCCGATGGTCGGTTTGCATACGTGACGCACGTTTTGGCCAGGTATCGATTGCCGACCACTCAGTTGGAACGAGGTTGGATGAACACCAATGCGGTGACAGTGATCGATGTTCCGGAACAGCGAGTGGTCAACACGGTCTTGCTGGATGAAATCGATCGTGGGGCTGCCAATCCGTGGGGCGTTGCGGTTGATGGGGGCGGCAGTCGACTTTGTGTTGCCCATGCGGGCACGCAAGAAATTAGCGTGATCGATCGGGCGGATTTGCATCACCGATTGAACGAAGTGGCAGCCGGTCGAAAGGTGACCGAGGTGTCGAATCAAGCGAAAAACGTTCCCAACGATTTGGCATTCTTGGCGGGGGGGCGACAACGCATCGACGTGAACGGCAATGGTGCCCGGTCGCTAGTCATCTTTGGTGACACCGTGGCAGTCGCCATGTTTTTTACGGACGAAATCGCTTTCGTTGATTTGTCGGGGACGAATCCGAAGCAAGTCGGCCGATTGAAGCTTGGCGATGATGTGGAGATGACGCCGCAGCGTCGGGGCGAGATGTTTTTCCATGATGCTTCATTGTGTTTTCAGACTTGGCAAAGCTGTTCCAGTTGCCATCCCAGTGATGGGCGGGTGGATGGATTGAACTGGGACTTGCTGAACGATGGGATCGGCAACCCGAAGAACACCAAGTCGTTGTTGCTGTCGCATCAGACGCCGCCGGCTATGGCACTGGGCGTTCGTGCGAATGCGGAAGCCGCCGTGCGTGCCGGGATTCGGCACATTCAATTCGCCGTGCGTCCGGAGGCGGATGCGTCGGCAATCGACGAGTATTTGAAAAGCCTGCGTCCGATGCCCAGCCCCCACCGTATCGATGGCCAACTGAGCGAAGCGGCCCAGCGAGGTCGCGAGGTTTTCGCCACATCGGGCTGCATCCACTGCCACGCCGGACCGAACTTCACCGAAGGCAATGCTTATGACGTGGGGACTGGTTTGAATCGGGAACGTGGAAAGCGATTTGACACACCGTCGCTGGTGGAAGTCTGGCGTACCGCGCCGTATTTGCACGACGGACGTGCGGCCACCATCGAAGACGTCTTGGTGAAGTTCAATGAAAATGATCGTCACGGACGAACGTCCGAATTGAGTGACGAACAGGTCAATGATCTGGTGGCGTACGTTCTGTCGCTGTAA